The genomic interval GAGCTACAGGAGGAGAGCGTGCCCGACGTGCTGCCGCTCGTGCGGTCGTTGCAGGAACGGAGCGACGGTCGGTTCGCTGAGTACGACCCGGCGACGGTCCTCGGCGTGTTAGAGACGGTCGGCCTTCAGGTCGCGCAGCGAGCGGGCGACGACGACGGAGCGGCCGATTACGACCAGGTGATGAGCCTCCTCATCAGTTCGCTCGCGAGGGGGTTGACGGCCGACACCTACCAGGCCCCGGGGTGACGGCGGGTCGTCCCGTCTCCGAGAGCTGAGACGTGCCGATTACTCCTCGTCTTCCTCTTCTTCCTCGTCTTCCCCGCCATCGGCCTCCGCTTCCTCGACATCGTCCGTGTCGTCGCCCGCGCCCTCCGCCTCCGCGTCGGCGTGCAGGTCGTCGAGCAGACTCCGGAGCTGTGGGACCGTGCTGGCGAGTTCGCCGACCTTCTCGCGGGCCTCGACGATGTCCTCCATCGCCTCGGTGAGCGCCTCCAGCTCCTCCTCCAGGTCGTCGGCGTCGTCGAACGCGTCGGCGCGCTGGCCCATCGTGTACCACTTGCGGGCGTCCCGGAGGTGGTCCTCGGCGTCACCGACGTCGAGCGTCCCGCGGAGCGCGTTGAGCACGCCGAGCGTGTTCTCCGCCTCGACCTCCCAGATGGACTCGGGGTCGGGGAGTTCGGCGCGTGCGGCGTCGAGGTGCTCCTCCACGTCGGCGCGAATCTCGCTGGCCGCCTCGCCGAACAGTTCGTCGTCGTCGAGGGTCGATTGGCTCATGGCACGGGGTTCGACAGCGGCGAGTATAAGTACCCGCCCGAAACTGAAAGTGAAAGCGTGGGTTTCGAGCGGTGTCGAGTCGGTTCGCACCTACGGGACCGGGACGCCGGATGGACCGGTCGTCGGAAGCCCCCTGTCGAGATTCTCCTCGGTCGTCGGTACTACCGCTCGCTCACGTCGACGACGCGCATCAGCGGGTAGCCGTCCTCCATCGCCATCTCCGTGTGGACGACCCGGTCCCCGTACTCGATGCGCATCCGCACCTCCATGTACTCGCCGGTGAGTTCCGTGTAGTCGTGGGTCGTGTCGAGTTCGTCGGCGAGGACGTCCACGCTGCAGTCCGCACAGAACGGCTGGTTCTCGATGGCCTCCTCCATCGCCCGTTCGAGACTCGGGGCGCTCTCGGGGCTGACGGGGGTGCCCGCGAACTGGTGATACAGGGTCCCGAACTTGATTCCCGCCTCGAAACAGGCGGCTTCGGCGTCCGTGGGGTCCATATGCGGCGGTTTCGTCGCTCGCCGTATAAGACCGGCGAGTCTCGCCGCGTTCCGTCGAGTTCGGGACCGTGAGCCCCCGAGACGCCTGTCGATACGCCAACGTCCAACACGCAACGCGTAAACGGCCGAATCACCTTCCACACCCATGGACTACGAATCATCACTCGACCGGGCGATGGAGAACGTCCCGGACATCGACTCCAGCGGCCAGCGCCTCTCCGTCCCCGACGCCGAAGCACAGAAGGACGGTGCGTTCACGCGATTGACGAACCTGGAGGACATCGCCGACACCCTCTCCCGCGAGAGCGACCACCTCCACCGGTTCGTCCAGCGCGAACTCGGGACCAACGGGAAACTGGAGGAGGGCGTCGGCCGCTACAACGGGTCGTTCAGCGGGTCGGACTTCGACGCCGCCGTCGAGTCGTACGTCGAGACGTACGTCATCTGTGGCGAGTGTGGCCTGCCCGACACCCGCCTCGTCACCGAGGACCGTACGCCGATGCTCCGCTGTGACGCCTGCGGTGCGTTCCGTCCCGTCTCCAAGCAGCGTCGCTCGAACCAGCAACAGCAGCAGCGCGACGCCATCGAGGAGGGCAACACGTACACGCTGGAGATCACCTCCACCGGCCGCAAGGGCGACGGCGTCGCCGAACGCGGCGAGTACACCGTCTTCGTCCCCGGCGCACAGGAGGGCGACGTCGTCGAGGCGTACATCGACAACGTCTCCGGGTCGCTCGCGTTCGCCCGCCTCGAATCGAAACACGACTGAGTCGGTCTGCGGACCTCTCCACTCGTTCTTCGACGCCTCGTTCCCGGTTCGGAACACCCTTGCTCGCTCCAGGAAACGACCGGACGTGAACCGATTCCGAGCGGTGCTGTTCGACATGGACGGCGTCCTCGTCGACTCCGAACCCCACTGGCAGCGGTTCTGGACCGAGGAGGTGTTCGGCGAGGCAGAGCGCGGGACGCCGACGCTCGACGAGGTGACGGGCCGCAACTACCGCGAGAGCCTCGCCGAACTCGACGCGGAGTACGGCTTCCCGCGAAGCGTCGAACACTACGCTCGCCGTTTCGAGGACCGGGCAGAGGACATCTACGGGACGACGGTGACGCAGACGCCGGGCATCGACGCGCTGTTCGACGCGGTTCGCAGTCGCGACCGGGGTCTCGGCGTCGTCTCCTCCTCGCCACACGCCTGGATATCGACCGTCGTCGACCGGTTCGACCTCGACCCGCTGGACGTCGTCGTCAGCGCGATGGACCTCGACGGACCGGGCAAGCCCGCACCCGCCATCTACGAGCACGCCGCCGCCGAACTCGGCGTCGAACCCGAGCACTGCGTCGTCGTCGAGGACTCCGTCCACGGCGTCCGGGCGGCGTCTGACGCTGGCGCGACCGTCGTCCGCTTCAAGTACGACGAGTCCGTGCCGACCGTCGACGGCGTCGACGCCCTCGCCGAGGACCCGACGGACCTCCGCGAGACGGTGCTCGGGTTGCTGGACGAGGAGTAGTGAGGGCGCGTTCGCAGGCACCACGTCGCTCGTTCGCTCTCGCTCCGCTCCCTCGCGGGAATCGCGCGAGACGCCATGGGCGTCTCGCTGATTCCCGTTCGCTCCCTCGCTTCGCTCGGTCGCTCACGGGAACCGCGCCTTTCATCACACCCACTCACCACTCATTCAGTAAATGGCGCGGGTCCTACTCACGGGGGCGGCCGGGCGCGTCGGCACCGCCATACTCGGCGGTCTCGACGACGCTCACGACTGGCGACTACTCGACCGTGACCCACCGACGGGTGAACTCACGGAGTACGAGTACTTCGTCGCGGACATTACCGACGAGTCCGCCCTCCTCGCCGCGATGGAGGGCATCGACGTCGTCGTCCACCTCGCCGGCGACCCCCGTCCCGAAGCCCCCTGGGACTCCGTGCTCGCCAACAACATCGACGGGACCCACGCCGTCTTCGAGGCGGCCGTCGAGAGCGGCGTCGAGAAGGTCGCCTTCGCCTCCTCGAACCACGCCGTCGGAGCGTACGAACTCGAACGGACGCCCCAGATATATCGGACCGTGAGCGACTACCGCCTCGACGGCAGCGAACTCCCTCGCCCGAAGAACCTCTACGGCGTCTCGAAGGCCGCCGGGGAGACGCTCGGCCGGTACTACCACGACATGTACGACCTCTCGGTCGTCTGCGTCCGCATCGGGAACCTGACGAAGGACCACCCGCCAATCGACTACGAGCGCGGACAGGCGATGTGGCTCTCCTACCGCGACTGCGCGCACCTGTTCGACCGCTGCATCCGCGCCGACTACGACTACGAGGTCGTCTACGGCATCTCCGACAACGACCGGAAGTACTACTCCCTCCAGCCAGCGCGCGACGTGCTGGGCTACGACCCCCAGGACAACTCCGCCGACCACGACTAGGGCTCCGAGTGGATTTTACGATTTGCCGCTCCTCGAATGGAACGAGGGTGCGTTATGTGTCTCGTGCGTTCCTCAGGGCATCAAGAAGTGGCTCTCCGTCCCGATACGCAGTGAGTGTATCAGAAACCATCTGATGGTCGGCTCCCGAAATCTCAAGCGCGACGGTGAGAGCAAACATCAGTGATTTGATTGTTCCGACGTAGGCGACAGCCTTCTGGTACGTGAGGGCGACGTCCATTTGCTCCAATGAGGTGAATTCCTCTTCCTCGTCGTACGCCATGAAATCGATGAGCCAGACGCGATAGACAATCGAGAGAACGATGACGAGTAAAATGAGCTGAATCGCGAGAGAGGCAGAGACATCGTGATACGTCAGCTGGAACAATCGAAGACCAGTCGCTTGCGAAATGAGGAGGACAGCTCCGAGACCTAAGGAGAGTACCAGCTCACCATCCTCCAACCGCTTCTTACCTGTCTCCCGCACATCAACCAGTTCCTCTCGATACCGACCTTCCGTCGAGTAAGAAAGAGAGATATCCCGTTGTTCGACCATTATATCGACCATCACTCCTCTCATGTACCGACATTGCTCGGCAAGACCTGAGAAGTCGATTTTGCCCCCGGCTTTCGTCTTCAGCGATCGAACCTTCCTGCCAAGACGTGGGATTGGGGCCGTCAGGAAGACCAGTGCAGTGAGGAGAATCGTGATTACGAGGAAAAGAACGGTCTTTACCAGTGCTTTCGCAGTCATTCGGATTAGCACCCAAACCAATCGCGTGAACCCAATGACTAGCCCGAGTGCCTTGACGAGGAGAAAGAGCGGGACGGCAATCGCCAGAACAGGAATCGCGACGGACCACCGGAAGGCTTGCTCGTTGAGGGTATAGAGGGCTGCTCCGAAGACGACGAGTGCCCCGAAAGCAATCACCACCTCCTGAAATAACATATTGCGTGAAAGAAATGAGTGTGTGCTATTACACCTTGCGGCGGTCGGAATATATAGGACTGAAGCGACGAGAAAGATCAGTTTCAGGACGACTTACTCCAGCAGGTGCGGCGCGAGGCGCTCGATGCGCTTCTCGGTCCGCGGGTGGGTGGCGAACAGCGTCGCCAGCAGGCCGCGCTCGCCGCCGAAGATGCAGAGCGCGCCGACCTGGCCGTCCACGTCCGGGGCATCCTCGTGGCTGCCCACCGACGCAATCTTCGCCAGCGCACGGCCCAGCGCCTCGGGGTCGCCCGTGGAGGCCACTGCGTCCTCGTCGGCGGCGTACTCGCGGTAGCGTGAGATAGCGAGGACGAACACCATGACGACCGTCTGGACGACGGAGCTGACGACCCAGCCGACGATGGTCACGGCGAAGCTGTCGTCGGCGAGCGCGACGAGCCAGAACACGGCGATGCCGACGATGGACGCGACGCTCTGCCCGAACAGCATCACCGTCACGTCGCGGTTCCTGATGTGCGCGAGTTCGTGGGCCAGTACGCCCTCCAGTTCGTCGTCGTCGAGCAGTTCGAGCAGCGTGTCGCTCACGACGACGACGCCAGCCCCCTTCCGCCCGACGGCGAACGCGTTCGGGACGCCCATGCGGCCGAGTTTCAGGGCGGGCTTCGCGATGCCCATCTCCTCGCTCAACTGCTCGACGGTCGCGTGGATTTCGGGGTGCTCCTCGGCGTGGAGGTCACGCGCGTCCACGCCGCGCAGTGCGAGCCACTTGCCGAGTTTGTACTGGACGCCGACGAACACGACGCTCCCCGGGAGGACCCATTCGAGGCCGAACCCCGCCCGGTTCATGAACAGCGCGAACGCGGCGTAGAACGCGAACACGACGGAGCCCGCGACGAGCATCCGCACCTGAAGCATCCGGTCAGACATATACGAAATGAAGAATTTACTGAAGCCGCATAGCTCTAGGGGCGGCTGTCGGAGTCGCCGCCGAACGGTCGGTCGACGCCAAACGGCCGGCCAGCGCCGGAGGCTCAATCGACGTCGAACAGTCCCTCGACGCCCGACGCCTCGTGTTCGCGGCGGGCGACGTGGTCGCCCAGTCGCTGGACGACCAGCGGACGGTTCCCGCCGGCGACGAGGTCCACGAGCAGCGAGACGAACGGACTCGTCGCCCGACCGTCCGTCAGGTCCGCCCGGCCGTACTCGACGGCCTGCTCGACCGTCTCGCTGTCGAGGTCGTACTCCTCGACGATTGCCTCGACGCACAGGACGACCGTCTCGAACTCCAGCGTGGCCGGGTCGACCGGTTCGCCATCGAGTTCGATTGCAACGGGTCCGTCGCGCTCGACCGTCTCGGGCGTGACCGCGACGGTGCCGAGGAACTCCCGGACCGGGTCGAGCGAGACGCCGCGGTACGTCGACCCGAGGCCACCGAGGTAACCCTGTGCGCTCTCGGCGAGACCGCTGGCCCCCCGCCAGTTGCCCGTCGTCGCGTGGTGGACCGCCGCCGTCGTCTGGATGAGTCCCTGCAGGAGTCGGCGGTCCGGGGAGTCGACGCCGTCGCTCGACCCGCCTGAGCCAGCGACGGTCCCGTCCACCTCGTCGTCCTCGTCCCCGCCGAGTTCGAGCCAGCGGTGTTCCCACGGGTCGTGCGCCGCGTGGAACTCCCCGGCGCTGTAGAGCGCGAGTCCGGCCCGGAGGGACCGCTCGGTCCGGTCCATGCCCCGGCGTCGGAGAGCCAGGGGTAAAGGCCTCCCGTCGCTGTCGACCGGCCCCAGGCGGGAGTCGACCTGCACCGTCGCTCGCGAACGGTCTCGTGAACGCTTACGGTCTCCCGGTCGGACGGTGTGGTATGTTCGCGACCTACGAGGACGTCACCGTCGGCGCGACGGCGTCGTTCGGCGAGTACGAGATGACCCGCGAGGAGATACTGACGTTCGCCCAGCAGTACGACCCACAGCCGTTCCACACCGACGAGGCGGCGGCCGAGCAGTCGATGTTCGGCGGTCTCGTCGCCAGCGGGTGGCACACCGCCGCCGTCACGATGCGACTCGTGGTCGCGGGCCTGCTGGAGGACTCCGGGTCGATGGGGGCCGTCGGCGTCGACGAGTTGCGCTGGCCCAACCCCGTCCGGCCGGGCGACGTGCTCTCCATCGAGGCCGAGATCGTCGACAAGGAGCCGTGGCGAGAGGGCGTCGGCGTCGTCCCGACACGCATCGTCACGACGAAGGCCGACGGCGAGGTGGCCCAGACGTACGTCGGACGAGTGCTCTACCCGATGGAGTAGGTCGGCAGAGCGAGAGCGCTCCCCCGAACGTCGTCTACCCGCCTACTCGTCGTCTCGCCGGGCGTGTGCGAACGAGAACGTCGCCACCTCGCCTGCCGACTCGCGGAGCAACGGAGCGACCTGGGCGGGCAGCCGCAGGTCCTCGCTCCCGAAGTACGGCATCGCGTAGAGCGCGTCGACGGTCGCACCGTCGAACTCGCGGTCCAGCAGGGCCGAGAGCGTCGCCGCTGCGTCGCCGCCGAGCACCCGACGGCGCAGCCCCCAGAACACCGCCGCGCCGTCGCCGACGGCGGCCGTCACGGGAGCGGCGTCCAGTCCGAACTGGTCGAACAGCGACGTCGGGTCGTCGCCGCCGGTCGCCCGAACCCAGAGGTCGAACCGCCGTCGACGGTCGAACCCTGCGTCCGACTCGGCCGACGCGAGCCGGATTCGGTGGTCGAGCGTGCCGGGCGCGAGCAGGTCGGCGACCGGCAGCCGGGTGTAGCGAGTGGTCGTCAACGCGAGCCCACCGAGTCCGCCGAGTCCGCCCGACCGAACGGTGAGTTCGAGCGGCGAGTCCGGCGTCAGTCGGTCGTCGCGCGCTGCCATCCAGTGGGCGAACTGCGACAGTCGCCCTCCACCGACGGCTCGTGTCGCGTCGCGTTCGGTGTACGCGACGGCCGGGTCGAACGGGAGCGCGTACACCCCCCGCAGGCGGCCGTCGTGGCCGTCGTGGGTCTCGACGCGCAGCGAGAGACTGCCGTCGGCGAGGAACCGCTCCGCATCGAGGGCGTGGAAGACGGAGACGTGTTCGTCGTCGTCGACCGACGCGACGGCCGGGTGTGCCCCCGCGACGTCGCCGAGCGGTGTCCAGCCGTCGTCGGCCTGGACCGAGACGCGGTGGCCGTAGAACCCCGGCGAGTCGGTGTGTATCCAGAGGTCGAATCGGGTCCGCGGGTCGACGCCCGCCTGGGCGGCCAGCGTCGCCCGGTAGGCGTACAGGAATCGGTCGCGAGCGAACGTCAACGTGTTCGCCTCGGCGTGGTTCGGCATCGCCGACTCCTCGAGTTCGTTCGGCACGAACGGGTCGAACCCGCGACGGGTCTGCTTGTACGCCGTCCGGGCGTACCAGCCGATGCCGCGGGCACCGGCCGCCGTCGCCGCCCGGAGGTCCATCCGCATCGCCTGCGTGCTGGGCGTGTGACGCGGGTTGATGGTGTGCGCCTGGCCGAGGAAGTACACCGGGCGGCCACGGGAGTGCCGTGCCGCGTTGGTGACGAGACTCCGGACGACGGCGTTCGCGATGGCGGGCCCCGCGTCCTTCTCCCACCATCCCCGGTAGAAGTCGGTGAACACGAAGTCCGGGAGCGAGTCGCGCGCCGCCAGGTCGTCCATCAGGTTCGCGAACACCTCGGGTCTGCGCTGTTCGACGACGTAGGGGAAGTGCAGGAAGATGCCCGCCGAGAGGTCGGGCGCGACGTCGGCGACGGCGGCCCGCTGGCGGGCGTACAGTTCCGGCCCGTACTGCGTCAGTGCGTCGACGGCCTTCCCGTTCCACGCACCGCCCGGGATCCACTCGCCCGCCACGGGTGCCTCCTCCCAGATGACGAGGTTGCCGTCCGGTACGACGTCGGCGTAGCCCTGCGCTGCCGAACGGAGTCGCGAGAGGTGCCGTTCGCGCTTCTCGGCGTCCTCGACGAACTCTCTCGGAGTGAGGGCGTACGGGATGGCCGTCGCGAACCACGGGGTCGCGCCCGCCGCTTCGCTCTCGGCCATCCGGGAGACCACGAGGTCCATCTGCTCCGTCTTCGTCATGTCACCCTGGGAGAACACGATGGCGAGGTCGTGGCGCGCCGCGAACGCTACCGCGTTCTCGAACACCAGCCGGTCGCGCCACATCCCCGGCGGCAACCAGAGGAAGTCCTCCCGCGGGTCGGCCTCGCTTCCGGTCGGCCGAACCGGTGTTCGGTCCGGAGCGACGCGCCGCTTCTCGGCGGGCGTGGGCAGTGACAGTGAGCCACCGAGCGTGTAACAGGCCAGCGCGCCAGCTCCACGGAGGACTGCTCGGCGCGGCGTATCGCTCATCGTCTCTTCGTCACGGGCGAGCGGCGAGAGTCTTTCCCCCGCGCGACCGCAAGAGGCGGCCACGATGGCCGGTTTCTATCCGAGGATAGCGGTCTGAAACCGACTACGTGCCGATTTCGAGTACGTGCCCACAAGATACTCACCACTCCAGTGGGTACCCTCGACGCGGCACCACTGCCGACTGCATGACACGGTGCCGGCGACGTTCGACACCACCGAGCGGTCGGGGCGGTCCGCGACGACGGCCACGGCTCGACACGGTCCGCTCGGTTTCTTTCGACAAACCGACACACACGGTGAGAGACTATGGAGAACCGTCCTGACGGAGTCTCACGCGAACGGAGTGAGCGTGAGGCACGTCAGGGCGTGAACGATGAGGCGAGTCGCTCACCGAGCGACTCGACGAATAAGTGAGCGTCCTGACGGAGATTTGAACTCGCCGAGACTCGCTGGCGCTCGTCTCGTCTGCTCAAATCTCCGCGTTTGAGTTTCCTGCAGCGCGGCCGACTCGCTACGCTCGTCGGCGTTGCGCTGCAGAGAAACGTCCTGACGGAGATTTGAACTCCGGTCCCTGGCTCCGCAAGCCCCCGGAACATGGCACACTGTGCACACCATGAACATCGCCAGAGCGCTCGATCTCTCCTCGCACTGGTCGATTCGACGTGCTTTGGGGTGTTAAACGCGCGCACTCATGGCCCGAGCGCCATGTTTATCCAGATAGTGGATGAACACGACAAGTAGCCAATAATCTCATTCATGGAACTAAGTCGCCACTACAAGTGCAAGAGGTATCTCGGAGAGGAACTGGTGCGAGAGGACATGTATGACGCAGCGATTGGCCACAATGCGTCAGGCGCTTACTTCCTTTTCCAGGGCCAATATCGGGAACCTGGCTACAATGGAAGTAGATGGGGCAATCGGAAAGTTCTCCACATCACGACAGATGATGTCGACTGGTTCAGAGAGGCGGAAGAGGTACTGAGCAGAGCTCTCGGTGATGAGTCGGGAACCACATTTAGTCGTCGAATTTCACCGTTGGAGGGTACTTTCAAGGAATCTGATGACGAGGATCTTGACGAAGAGACCGAGTTTGAGGAAATTGAGATGACCGTCAACAGAGACGGGTTCCATATTGACTGTTACTCCGATGGTAGCATCATTGGTAGTGCGTACATTCCGCGTTCGCCAAAAAATGTCGATGGCGAATATGAGGATAACAGTCACTTGGAGGCACTTCATTTCAATATTTCACAGCTAATAGATTCGTTCGAGCAAGGTGGAGATGATGAAGAAGTAGAGATTGACACAGAGATGTCACTCGCAGGTCTGGACGAAGAGCTGCAATCACGCTGTCTCCCGGCATATCGGTCCAATCAATATTCGGATGCAGCAAAGACAGCGGTCCAAATCGTAGAGGAGCGCATTTCAGGACTGGAGATTTCGGAACTGGATGGTAAGTACGGAAAGGACCTGATGATGGCTGCGTTCACAGAAGACGATGGGCCACTATCTCTCGGGGAAAACCGTAATGAAAAGCAAGGAGTGATGTTCATGTTCGCAGGAGGGTATCAGGCGATTCGTAACCCATTGAGCCACAGACAGCAGGACAGCGACCAGACTCGTCACATGGACCAAATAGACCAGCGGATGGCACACGATGTTATTGCTTATTCGAATCTGCTACTGAACCTACTAGAAAGCGCAGTACGCAGGCGTGAGTCAGAATTAGAGGCAGAAACTGAATAGTAGCCACCAATCCATCGCTGGGATACAATTTGGATTGGAGCATCACACATCGCCGTGCATTCCATCATGTGGTGGCACCAGAGGCCGCTGAGAGTGCAGTCGCCTATGATGTGATGAGCACTACATCTGCACATTACTGTCCCACTCAGATGGCGAGAACGACAGGTAGACACCCTATCATTTCGACAGGAGATTCGCCTCTATCGGTCGATAACGAGCATGTGAGCGCGCGGTGATTTTTGCCGGTTTACTTTCACTCTGGTCCACAAACTCTTTTTGTTAAACACGTCCTACGTGCGATTGTCTCCCACAGAAAACAGAGGAGACGTAGCCGCCAAATGTCTGCACTAAAACTCATACCGTACACGGTCCAGTTGCACCCAACTGGAAAGCCCGACGAGATGCGCGACCTGAGCGCACTCGATGAAGAAGACACAGAAGTTCAGAGCGAACTCACCGCACCAGACATCCCACAAGCAACGGGTGTCGGCACGTTCACCGACCTGTTCCGACAGTTCTGTGAGCACTACGAGTCGGTCCTCAAGGACCTTGGTGAGGACAAGAACGCCGAGCAGTTGGCGAACGTCACGCTCGCACTCAGCTCCCAATGGAAGCATGACAAAAACGTCGTAGAGGGGTATCTCTACCTCGGCAAGTACGGCGTCAGGCGAGCACTCACCAACGTCCCAACCGGCCAGCGTGACGAAGACGGCCGAGAGTTCGAGGACACCATGGAGAAGCCACTGTACTTCCTGATGTACACGCCTCCAGGGGAGACCAACAAGGCCTACCTGTTGCTCGAACGCTCGCGCCGCTACGGTGCGAAAGGTCCCTTCGACATCACGCTCCGAGAGTACGTCAACGAGGCGTACGACGACGGCGCGAACGTCAAGGTCCGACCCATCAAGACGGACGACATCTTCCCGAAGCTCCGCGACGCCGATCTCGCGACTCGGCTTCGACTCGAACGCGACGGCTCGGCAAGCCAACTGCACTCGCGGTTCGACGACGTCTTCGGAGAGGACTCGATGCAACAAGCCATCGAGTTCCGACCAGACGGAGAAGACTTGGAGGTCGTCGTCGACGAACTGGAGTCCTGGTACAACGAGTCACCGAACGCATTCAGTACCATCGACGGAGTCGCGTACGACAACGTGAAGATCACCGTCGAAAACAACGGGAGCGAGGAGACGATCTCGCTCACCAAGGGTGAGACGCAACTTCTGAAGAACATCGAGCTGAGCGACCAAGAGGGCGACATCGCCGACCTGAAGGAAATCTCCTTCAAGGCGCACTCGTTCCTGCGCACGGTCGCAGGGAGCGGTGTCCAGACGGACTCGCTGTTCGACTAGGTCGCCCCAGAGCGCATCTTCTTTTGACGCATGCTATGCTAGTGCATAGGCGGAATTGTGGAAGGTCGTGTATTAGGATTCTATATACGGAACCTTCCGGAATTCACCGTATGCATTAGCATGGCATGATTCGGCACATCTGAGTGCACAAACCGCATCCGAAAGGCCATATTGGGCACCTCATAGGTAGGGGTGATGGCCTCCGAACAGGCCTCTAGGTGTACCAGTAGTGGTGTACGCCGCCGAAGCCGTCGAACTGCTCGATGTCGCCCTCATCTTCGCACTTGGAAATCCACTCTCTGGCCGTGCGCTCTGACACATCGAACTCCTCTACCACTTGCTCGATGGTGAACTCCTCATCGAAGTGGCCGAGCAGCTTCTGGTGCGCCAGTTGCTTCGTGTATTCCTTGATGGTGCTCAGTTCGGTCACCGGCAGTCGAGTGGGCACGTTCGTGACGATGGTGGCGCTCTTTCCAGGATGAAGAAGAGGCCGCAGTCGGTGCACGGCCTGCTCGATCTCTCGTTCGCGCTTCTGTTCGAAGAGGGTGCCTGTGAGGCCCGTGAAGTACTTCGAGCGCACCTGCCTGCCTTTCCCCTCATCGTCCTCGAAGATGTACCGAGAGGGCTCAGGAGCCACCACATCGTCACCATTACGGGTAGTGTGCTCGACGCCGCCGTCGCTCAGGTCGTCTACTTCGAGTGAGAGCAGGTACGCCTGCCTGTGAAGCGCATCTGTCGGTGGGTGATTCGAGCCGAGAATCACGACATGGTCGAAATCCTCGCGGTTCACTGCCTTCGTGCTCCCTTGGTAGTAGATGAACTCAGCGTTGTCTGGGATGTCGTAGAGCTTCTGTGCCTTCTGATGACCCACGAGCAGCACCCTGTCGTGCTTCGCGCAGTCGAACTTGATGACCTGTTGCAGGCGTGGCGCAGCAGCGTTGTAGGGGCCAGTCCCCCTGACAACGCCGGGTGGGTACTCGCCATCGACCAGTTGCGTCACGTCGAAGTCCATCTCGTACTGCTCGTCACCGACGACTCCAGGAGTGCGACCGAAGAAACTCCGATGGATGTCGATGTCGGCAGTCGCGTCGAGCACCAGCACCTTACTCGGTAGATCCTCAGTCGCAGCGAGGTACTCGAAGATGAGCTCTCGGTCGCTGTTGTCGTATGGGTCTGGTATCGTGCCGATAGCACGAGCCTCACGAGTGAGGTCTTCGGCCCAGCCACATGCACACCCACGGCTGCCGACTGCGCCACTAAGCGACGCACTCTCGTGGCACCGAGGGCAGGACCGAAGATGGTCCTCTGCTGCGACGACGCGCCGAGCCGTCTCACCGCTGAACGCACCTGACGCACCAGCGTACATCATCAGCGCGTCGAACCCCATGGGCGTCCCATCCCAGTTGCCGTCCTTCATCTGCTGGATAAGGCGAGCGTTGAACTCCTGCTTGAGCTTC from Halomarina salina carries:
- a CDS encoding DUF5790 family protein — translated: MSQSTLDDDELFGEAASEIRADVEEHLDAARAELPDPESIWEVEAENTLGVLNALRGTLDVGDAEDHLRDARKWYTMGQRADAFDDADDLEEELEALTEAMEDIVEAREKVGELASTVPQLRSLLDDLHADAEAEGAGDDTDDVEEAEADGGEDEEEEEDEE
- a CDS encoding dihydroneopterin aldolase family protein, translating into MDPTDAEAACFEAGIKFGTLYHQFAGTPVSPESAPSLERAMEEAIENQPFCADCSVDVLADELDTTHDYTELTGEYMEVRMRIEYGDRVVHTEMAMEDGYPLMRVVDVSER
- a CDS encoding translation initiation factor IF-2 subunit beta, which codes for MDYESSLDRAMENVPDIDSSGQRLSVPDAEAQKDGAFTRLTNLEDIADTLSRESDHLHRFVQRELGTNGKLEEGVGRYNGSFSGSDFDAAVESYVETYVICGECGLPDTRLVTEDRTPMLRCDACGAFRPVSKQRRSNQQQQQRDAIEEGNTYTLEITSTGRKGDGVAERGEYTVFVPGAQEGDVVEAYIDNVSGSLAFARLESKHD
- a CDS encoding HAD family hydrolase, yielding MNRFRAVLFDMDGVLVDSEPHWQRFWTEEVFGEAERGTPTLDEVTGRNYRESLAELDAEYGFPRSVEHYARRFEDRAEDIYGTTVTQTPGIDALFDAVRSRDRGLGVVSSSPHAWISTVVDRFDLDPLDVVVSAMDLDGPGKPAPAIYEHAAAELGVEPEHCVVVEDSVHGVRAASDAGATVVRFKYDESVPTVDGVDALAEDPTDLRETVLGLLDEE
- the azf gene encoding NAD-dependent glucose-6-phosphate dehydrogenase Azf, giving the protein MARVLLTGAAGRVGTAILGGLDDAHDWRLLDRDPPTGELTEYEYFVADITDESALLAAMEGIDVVVHLAGDPRPEAPWDSVLANNIDGTHAVFEAAVESGVEKVAFASSNHAVGAYELERTPQIYRTVSDYRLDGSELPRPKNLYGVSKAAGETLGRYYHDMYDLSVVCVRIGNLTKDHPPIDYERGQAMWLSYRDCAHLFDRCIRADYDYEVVYGISDNDRKYYSLQPARDVLGYDPQDNSADHD
- a CDS encoding M48 family metallopeptidase; amino-acid sequence: MSDRMLQVRMLVAGSVVFAFYAAFALFMNRAGFGLEWVLPGSVVFVGVQYKLGKWLALRGVDARDLHAEEHPEIHATVEQLSEEMGIAKPALKLGRMGVPNAFAVGRKGAGVVVVSDTLLELLDDDELEGVLAHELAHIRNRDVTVMLFGQSVASIVGIAVFWLVALADDSFAVTIVGWVVSSVVQTVVMVFVLAISRYREYAADEDAVASTGDPEALGRALAKIASVGSHEDAPDVDGQVGALCIFGGERGLLATLFATHPRTEKRIERLAPHLLE
- a CDS encoding DUF309 domain-containing protein, producing MDRTERSLRAGLALYSAGEFHAAHDPWEHRWLELGGDEDDEVDGTVAGSGGSSDGVDSPDRRLLQGLIQTTAAVHHATTGNWRGASGLAESAQGYLGGLGSTYRGVSLDPVREFLGTVAVTPETVERDGPVAIELDGEPVDPATLEFETVVLCVEAIVEEYDLDSETVEQAVEYGRADLTDGRATSPFVSLLVDLVAGGNRPLVVQRLGDHVARREHEASGVEGLFDVD
- a CDS encoding MaoC family dehydratase; translation: MFATYEDVTVGATASFGEYEMTREEILTFAQQYDPQPFHTDEAAAEQSMFGGLVASGWHTAAVTMRLVVAGLLEDSGSMGAVGVDELRWPNPVRPGDVLSIEAEIVDKEPWREGVGVVPTRIVTTKADGEVAQTYVGRVLYPME
- a CDS encoding TIGR02391 family protein, giving the protein MREDMYDAAIGHNASGAYFLFQGQYREPGYNGSRWGNRKVLHITTDDVDWFREAEEVLSRALGDESGTTFSRRISPLEGTFKESDDEDLDEETEFEEIEMTVNRDGFHIDCYSDGSIIGSAYIPRSPKNVDGEYEDNSHLEALHFNISQLIDSFEQGGDDEEVEIDTEMSLAGLDEELQSRCLPAYRSNQYSDAAKTAVQIVEERISGLEISELDGKYGKDLMMAAFTEDDGPLSLGENRNEKQGVMFMFAGGYQAIRNPLSHRQQDSDQTRHMDQIDQRMAHDVIAYSNLLLNLLESAVRRRESELEAETE